Proteins from a genomic interval of Paenibacillus sp. FSL R5-0623:
- a CDS encoding endospore germination permease codes for MKLSRELRVSELAVCLSLFEVGSTTLFLIGGDAKQDAWLAMLAGAAGGLVLLLLHLAIHHQEPELDLFLLCRRYMGKVLGTIVSLSFVGYFAYEASRNLRDLSEVTELTLLNRTSMWIISMITIIVVSNTVRYGYRVLFLMCMILFPLMALGYALISFLIPTTGLFHSDLALPVMENGWKPIFQAAFPEIVSFPFGQVVLFLVFYPYARKGRNLNRAVIIAYILTALALTFINQLIIFVLGPQIAAYSTLPLLETVQLIDLTEVFERMDALFTLLLFLGLGIKMAAFFHGAVIGLERVTGANYRKWVFPVGLVLYGLSFVSPTFTEHIEIGRGYTLNYTSPVFQIFLPVLLLVVILLRKKGMQKSAKN; via the coding sequence ATGAAATTGTCTAGGGAGCTTCGCGTATCCGAATTGGCTGTTTGTCTTTCCTTATTTGAAGTTGGCAGTACAACCTTGTTTCTGATAGGTGGAGATGCCAAACAGGATGCATGGTTAGCCATGCTCGCCGGGGCTGCTGGTGGCTTGGTGTTACTACTCCTTCATCTGGCTATTCATCATCAGGAACCTGAATTGGATTTGTTTCTTTTGTGTCGCCGTTATATGGGAAAAGTACTAGGGACAATCGTAAGCCTTTCATTTGTAGGTTATTTCGCCTATGAGGCTTCACGAAACTTACGTGACCTAAGTGAAGTCACTGAATTGACCTTACTAAACAGAACGTCGATGTGGATCATCAGCATGATCACCATTATCGTTGTATCCAACACCGTACGATATGGATATCGTGTACTGTTTCTCATGTGTATGATTCTGTTTCCGCTCATGGCGCTGGGCTATGCGTTAATCAGTTTCTTAATTCCAACAACAGGTCTTTTTCACTCGGATCTGGCCTTGCCTGTTATGGAGAATGGGTGGAAGCCGATTTTTCAAGCTGCTTTTCCGGAGATAGTATCCTTTCCATTTGGTCAGGTTGTCTTATTCCTGGTCTTTTATCCCTATGCTCGGAAAGGAAGGAATCTTAACAGAGCGGTGATCATCGCCTATATCCTAACGGCTCTCGCGTTAACATTTATCAATCAACTTATCATTTTTGTCTTGGGTCCTCAGATTGCTGCCTATAGCACACTCCCGCTTTTGGAGACAGTACAGTTAATCGATTTGACTGAAGTGTTTGAACGGATGGATGCCTTGTTCACTTTACTTCTGTTCCTCGGATTGGGTATTAAAATGGCTGCATTTTTCCATGGCGCCGTAATTGGACTCGAAAGAGTAACTGGAGCGAACTATAGGAAATGGGTGTTTCCAGTAGGGCTTGTTCTATATGGGTTGTCTTTTGTATCACCGACATTTACAGAACACATTGAGATAGGGCGAGGATACACATTGAATTATACTTCTCCTGTATTTCAGATCTTTTTACCCGTACTACTATTGGTTGTCATTCTCCTGAGAAAGAAAGGTATGCAGAAAAGCGCAAAAAACTAG
- a CDS encoding Ger(x)C family spore germination protein, which translates to MIRLQSILILLMLGLITAGCGNRTELNDLGITTATGFDRKNGKWIITYQVIVPPASSSIGSSSGGSQSPVNTFSSEGKTIREAVAQSSVENPKRLYFAHTNVVLIGEEAARYGIAEIMDHYYRNIGARESAKLIIADGQAKEYLKKLIPPEKQPGRALSEILERNNEKGSYYPVMNIHEVGLKITSDSGSAGIPGVTTDTLSDNKQSSIDIFKETSIPGNLRLQGLSVFLKDKKIGMLNQKESMGITWLTDRVNWTNLTYKGAKGEVNSFLVRKAKVKVVPVKKGLHYAVQVDAKVDAELDESTSGEDIVRTHTIHDLQRQAEQVIQAQILDGWRGNQRLHVDMLGIANKIHQRHPKEWKVLKDNWSSELAQMDININVNVTLERVGLLQDSFSKLLGEQKD; encoded by the coding sequence ATGATTCGTTTGCAGTCCATATTAATCTTACTCATGCTCGGATTGATCACTGCTGGTTGTGGAAATCGCACAGAATTAAATGATTTGGGCATCACAACGGCAACAGGATTTGACCGGAAAAATGGAAAGTGGATCATTACCTATCAGGTTATTGTACCGCCAGCGAGCAGTTCAATTGGATCGTCGTCTGGTGGATCTCAATCGCCCGTGAACACATTTTCATCAGAAGGCAAAACGATTCGGGAAGCCGTTGCCCAAAGCAGCGTCGAGAATCCCAAAAGATTATATTTTGCACATACCAATGTCGTTCTGATTGGTGAAGAAGCGGCGAGATACGGGATTGCGGAGATCATGGATCACTATTATCGAAATATTGGTGCTCGGGAATCTGCCAAGCTTATTATTGCAGACGGTCAGGCAAAAGAATATCTCAAAAAATTGATTCCTCCAGAAAAACAGCCAGGCCGTGCTTTATCCGAGATTTTGGAACGGAATAATGAAAAAGGCTCATATTATCCCGTGATGAACATCCATGAGGTTGGTCTGAAGATCACTTCAGACAGTGGATCTGCCGGGATTCCTGGTGTTACAACAGATACACTGAGCGACAACAAACAGAGTTCAATTGATATTTTTAAGGAGACATCCATACCCGGGAATTTAAGACTTCAAGGGTTAAGTGTATTTCTCAAAGATAAAAAGATCGGGATGTTGAACCAAAAAGAAAGTATGGGTATCACCTGGCTGACAGACAGGGTGAACTGGACTAACTTGACCTATAAAGGTGCAAAGGGGGAGGTGAACTCTTTTCTTGTGCGCAAAGCAAAAGTGAAGGTCGTTCCTGTGAAAAAGGGGCTTCATTATGCTGTTCAGGTAGATGCAAAGGTCGACGCTGAACTGGATGAGAGCACATCTGGTGAGGATATAGTTAGAACACATACCATTCATGATTTGCAGCGACAGGCTGAACAAGTCATTCAAGCACAGATATTGGACGGATGGAGAGGGAACCAGCGGCTTCATGTCGATATGTTGGGGATCGCGAACAAAATACATCAAAGACATCCCAAAGAGTGGAAAGTTCTAAAAGACAACTGGTCTAGTGAATTGGCACAGATGGATATTAACATAAACGTAAACGTAACTTTGGAACGAGTAGGTCTGCTTCAAGATTCTTTCAGCAAGTTGCTTGGCGAACAGAAAGACTGA
- a CDS encoding spore germination protein produces MQSLNISLEDKLNHIIKAFEYSPDFVAREFPMLEEKGTALAVCYMEGLTDSTLLVELMDNIIQWMNTDPLKGDQPRDVLVKRVLPSGNIRNLDSSQLIYEALLTGHVVILIDGVKNVLAVPIAGGARRSVEEPTSQTVVRGPKEGFTEELTTNITLVRRKIRTPDLKFQMHTIGEYTQTVVALAYIQGIAKPQVIEEVTKRLNAINTDSILESGYIEEFIQDAPLTPFPTMINTERPDTVAGSLLDGQVAIMVDGTPFALIAPVTFFNFFQTPEDYYQRYDISTFLRIIRLICFLVSLLLPSTFIALTTFQQEMIPTTLLVTLAAQREGVPFPALLEALLMEITFEVIREAGVRMPRAIGPAISIVGALVIGQAAVEAGLVSGAMVIVVSFTAIANFAIPYFSMATAVRLLRFPFMVLAGTLGLYGILAGAVPLLAHLVSLKSFGVDYLMPYSPFFKSNMKDLWLRVPWWAMKTRPDEKSNTNKTRQAPHQYPSGSDNIVDRINEAENE; encoded by the coding sequence TTGCAAAGTCTGAATATTTCACTAGAAGATAAACTTAACCATATTATCAAGGCATTTGAGTACAGTCCTGATTTTGTGGCTCGTGAGTTTCCGATGTTAGAGGAGAAGGGTACTGCTCTAGCTGTTTGTTACATGGAAGGGTTAACAGATTCTACGCTGTTGGTTGAACTTATGGACAATATCATCCAATGGATGAATACAGATCCTCTGAAGGGAGATCAACCGAGAGATGTGTTAGTGAAAAGAGTCTTACCCTCCGGTAATATCCGAAATTTAGATTCGTCGCAACTTATCTATGAAGCTTTATTAACAGGCCACGTCGTTATACTTATTGATGGTGTAAAGAATGTTCTTGCAGTGCCGATCGCCGGAGGAGCCAGAAGATCTGTAGAGGAACCCACGTCCCAAACGGTGGTCAGAGGACCAAAGGAAGGATTCACAGAGGAGCTAACGACTAACATTACTCTTGTTCGACGAAAAATACGAACTCCTGATTTAAAATTCCAGATGCATACCATTGGAGAGTACACCCAGACAGTGGTTGCACTAGCTTACATTCAGGGTATTGCAAAGCCACAAGTCATTGAAGAAGTTACCAAGCGTTTAAATGCTATCAACACTGATAGTATACTCGAAAGTGGTTACATAGAAGAATTTATTCAGGATGCACCGCTTACGCCTTTTCCGACCATGATCAATACGGAGCGCCCAGATACGGTTGCAGGCAGTCTATTGGATGGTCAAGTAGCCATTATGGTAGATGGTACGCCATTTGCCTTGATTGCACCTGTGACTTTTTTTAATTTCTTTCAAACGCCCGAGGATTATTATCAGCGTTATGATATCTCTACCTTTCTGCGGATTATACGGTTGATCTGCTTCCTCGTATCTTTGTTGCTACCTTCGACTTTCATCGCACTAACTACATTCCAGCAGGAAATGATACCAACTACGTTACTGGTCACCTTGGCCGCACAACGGGAAGGGGTCCCTTTTCCGGCATTACTTGAGGCCCTGCTTATGGAAATTACGTTCGAGGTCATTCGTGAAGCTGGAGTGCGAATGCCGCGAGCCATTGGACCTGCAATCTCCATTGTTGGTGCATTGGTCATCGGACAAGCTGCGGTAGAGGCGGGATTGGTCTCAGGAGCGATGGTCATTGTGGTTTCCTTTACAGCAATAGCGAATTTTGCTATACCCTATTTCAGTATGGCCACAGCAGTAAGGCTATTACGTTTTCCGTTTATGGTACTGGCAGGTACGCTGGGGTTGTACGGCATATTGGCCGGAGCCGTCCCATTACTTGCACACCTGGTATCTCTGAAGTCATTTGGCGTTGACTATCTGATGCCATACAGTCCGTTTTTCAAGTCAAATATGAAGGATCTGTGGTTGAGAGTACCCTGGTGGGCTATGAAGACTAGACCTGATGAGAAGTCGAATACGAATAAGACGAGACAAGCCCCTCACCAATATCCGTCGGGATCGGATAACATTGTAGACCGTATTAATGAAGCTGAGAACGAATAA
- a CDS encoding LysE family transporter: protein MYILLGYVILGLSLSAPIGPINAAQLDKGIRGGFMPAWFVGLGAIAADIIYMLLVYFGIVHLLELPFVRVFLWMFGCFVLIYTGVESIKNAGTLAPSQMRGDDSELAKSFTQGFLMSLFNPLSIMFWLGIYGSVLAKAVNDSPMDQLLIYSGAIIFGVLLWDLFMATTVSFFRKYLTSTVLKGIALISGLSLVGFGCYFGYKAIQFLFFI, encoded by the coding sequence ATTTATATACTGTTAGGTTATGTGATTCTGGGGCTATCTCTTTCAGCCCCTATTGGACCCATCAATGCTGCGCAATTGGACAAGGGTATTCGAGGTGGGTTCATGCCTGCCTGGTTTGTTGGACTAGGAGCCATCGCAGCTGATATCATTTACATGCTGCTGGTGTATTTCGGCATTGTACATCTGCTTGAACTTCCGTTTGTAAGGGTATTCCTCTGGATGTTTGGTTGTTTTGTATTGATCTATACGGGTGTGGAAAGTATTAAAAATGCAGGAACCCTTGCCCCTTCTCAAATGAGAGGAGATGATTCGGAGCTTGCCAAGTCATTTACTCAAGGATTTCTGATGTCTCTGTTTAACCCTCTTTCCATCATGTTCTGGCTAGGCATTTATGGCTCTGTTCTGGCCAAGGCTGTAAATGACTCCCCTATGGACCAATTGTTGATCTATAGTGGAGCTATCATCTTTGGCGTACTTCTGTGGGATCTATTCATGGCGACTACCGTAAGTTTTTTTCGCAAATACCTCACTTCTACTGTGCTTAAAGGAATTGCTCTCATTTCCGGACTTTCTTTAGTCGGTTTTGGCTGTTACTTCGGATATAAAGCCATTCAATTTCTCTTCTTTATTTGA
- a CDS encoding amino acid permease, translating into MSKASTNATEEKKLKWWQLSLLGVAGTIGTGYFLGSSLAISIGGPAVLLAYILAALGTYVVFDALARMTADHPEQGSFRSYAKKAFGSWAGFASGWFYWFSELLIMGSQLTALSIFSRFWFPSVPLWIFAAGFGIVGLCIVFFGNKGFDRVENVLAIIKIAAIIMFLVLAIALLAGWIGGTKYEHKVPLDMASIFPKGGIGLWSAFLFAFYAYGGIEVLGIMSYRLQKPEDAPKAGKVMLIALSTVYVVSIGLALIMVPLNAFNPKESPFVLALSSDHLAFVPHLFNGVLIVAGFSTMTASLYAVTSMIITLAQEGDAPQLFSRKWKTKYPLFALSLIGCGLVGTIIMSLLLPGKVYEYITTAAGLMLLYNWSFILLSSGKLLKSGKFDVIKRWIGLLLITAAVTGTLFHALSRPGFYISLLLVSLIAISDVIVQRIRKKKTATQTSSNAEKDESEENEQHSTGISSYHITGIRLRKKNKLK; encoded by the coding sequence ATGAGTAAAGCATCGACTAACGCTACAGAAGAAAAGAAACTGAAATGGTGGCAATTAAGTCTGCTAGGTGTGGCAGGAACAATTGGTACAGGGTATTTTCTGGGTTCCAGCCTTGCGATCTCGATTGGTGGTCCAGCTGTGCTACTGGCCTATATCTTGGCGGCCTTGGGTACATATGTAGTTTTTGATGCGCTCGCGAGAATGACAGCGGACCATCCGGAACAAGGATCTTTTCGTTCATATGCCAAGAAAGCCTTTGGAAGTTGGGCAGGCTTTGCGAGCGGATGGTTCTATTGGTTTTCGGAGTTACTTATTATGGGGAGTCAGTTAACCGCATTGTCCATTTTCTCTAGGTTCTGGTTTCCGTCTGTTCCGCTTTGGATCTTTGCTGCAGGATTCGGAATTGTAGGTCTCTGTATTGTATTCTTCGGTAACAAGGGATTTGACCGGGTTGAAAATGTACTGGCTATCATTAAAATTGCAGCTATCATCATGTTCTTGGTGCTTGCCATCGCCCTACTCGCAGGGTGGATTGGGGGAACCAAGTATGAACACAAAGTACCGCTGGATATGGCATCGATTTTTCCAAAGGGTGGCATCGGATTGTGGTCTGCGTTTCTTTTTGCGTTCTATGCTTATGGAGGTATTGAAGTTCTTGGCATTATGTCATATCGGCTTCAAAAACCGGAGGATGCCCCAAAGGCAGGAAAAGTCATGCTCATTGCGCTATCCACCGTATATGTTGTATCCATTGGACTCGCATTAATTATGGTTCCTTTAAATGCATTTAATCCCAAGGAGAGTCCATTTGTACTGGCACTCAGTAGCGATCACCTTGCTTTTGTCCCACATTTGTTCAACGGGGTGCTCATTGTAGCCGGATTTTCAACGATGACAGCTTCGCTCTATGCGGTGACGTCTATGATTATTACCCTTGCTCAGGAGGGAGACGCCCCGCAGTTATTTTCTCGAAAGTGGAAAACGAAGTATCCGTTATTTGCCTTGTCCCTCATTGGTTGTGGGTTAGTTGGTACGATCATCATGTCTCTCTTACTCCCAGGTAAAGTATATGAATACATCACAACTGCAGCTGGACTGATGCTTCTGTACAACTGGTCGTTTATTTTGTTATCTTCCGGTAAATTGTTGAAATCAGGCAAGTTCGATGTGATCAAACGCTGGATTGGCTTATTGTTGATCACTGCTGCAGTCACTGGAACACTTTTTCATGCACTCAGCAGACCAGGGTTCTATATTAGCTTATTGCTTGTCTCTCTCATTGCTATTAGTGACGTTATTGTACAACGGATTCGCAAGAAGAAAACTGCGACCCAAACATCATCAAACGCCGAGAAAGACGAAAGTGAAGAAAATGAGCAGCATTCTACGGGTATAAGCAGTTATCACATCACGGGTATTCGGTTACGCAAAAAAAACAAACTCAAATAA
- a CDS encoding AMP-dependent synthetase and ligase, which produces MNQFSQSQQITQLAQQLTQQTQQASMQYQQLLRQEQSNAQQLEQLAQREQQAAHMIQTALQGHQTAIQQLQQISNLAQQLAHSSSQHVSYLEQPYNTPNISTNGQSFGSYSNQNRPQ; this is translated from the coding sequence TTGAATCAGTTCTCTCAATCGCAGCAAATTACGCAGTTGGCTCAACAACTTACACAACAAACACAACAGGCTTCGATGCAATACCAACAACTACTTAGACAAGAACAAAGCAACGCTCAACAACTGGAGCAATTGGCACAACGCGAGCAACAAGCTGCACATATGATCCAGACCGCACTACAAGGACATCAAACCGCCATCCAGCAATTACAACAAATCTCCAATCTTGCACAACAACTTGCACACTCATCTTCACAGCACGTATCTTATTTGGAGCAGCCATATAACACTCCTAATATCTCAACTAATGGTCAATCATTTGGTTCGTATTCGAATCAAAACCGCCCGCAATAA
- a CDS encoding manganese catalase family protein, with amino-acid sequence MFFYREDLINMIVPDKPDPAAAKVLQETLGGQFGEMRTMMQFFFQSSNFRGDATQYRDLIRGVFIEELSHIELVQQTINQLLTGAGADGAGNAGVDGAPLDEAIKHANPHHYIMGAQSSLPVDAAGNPWLGNYVYDHGNLVSNLLDNIVLESTGVLQKSRIYEMSTNKAFRETLGFLIVRDNAHQNAFAKALETLGVNWGKIFPIPNYDINKYPECRKYVDMGFHNAQFNFRLDNTRIAEIFSGQTPSRNGGELQVIDPPQGYPLPYMPELPNEHSPGIHDLNA; translated from the coding sequence ATGTTTTTTTATCGTGAAGACCTGATCAATATGATCGTACCTGACAAGCCTGATCCCGCGGCAGCAAAAGTATTGCAAGAGACGCTTGGCGGCCAATTTGGTGAAATGCGGACGATGATGCAATTCTTCTTTCAAAGCAGTAATTTTCGGGGAGATGCCACGCAGTATAGAGACCTGATCCGTGGTGTATTTATTGAGGAATTAAGCCATATTGAACTGGTGCAACAAACCATTAATCAGTTATTAACGGGGGCCGGTGCAGATGGCGCGGGAAATGCAGGGGTCGACGGTGCTCCATTGGATGAAGCGATTAAACATGCCAACCCGCATCATTACATCATGGGGGCTCAGAGCTCATTGCCTGTTGATGCTGCAGGTAATCCATGGCTTGGGAATTATGTGTACGATCATGGGAATCTGGTAAGCAACTTACTTGATAATATTGTGTTGGAGTCTACGGGTGTGTTGCAAAAATCAAGAATATATGAAATGAGTACCAACAAAGCATTCCGTGAAACGCTGGGTTTTCTGATTGTTCGTGATAATGCGCATCAAAATGCATTTGCCAAAGCACTGGAGACTCTGGGTGTGAATTGGGGCAAAATATTCCCGATTCCCAACTATGATATTAATAAATATCCCGAATGCCGGAAATATGTAGATATGGGCTTCCACAATGCGCAGTTTAATTTCCGTTTAGACAATACACGCATCGCTGAGATTTTCAGTGGTCAAACACCAAGTCGTAATGGTGGGGAACTGCAGGTAATCGATCCCCCACAAGGATATCCACTTCCTTATATGCCTGAACTTCCAAATGAGCATAGCCCAGGGATACATGATCTCAATGCATAA
- a CDS encoding manganese catalase family protein — MFFNIKELQYHAKPDRPDPVFARKLQEVLGGQFGEITVAMQYLFQGWNVRGDGKYKDLLMDTGTEELAHVEMLATMIARLLDNAPLATLEEAAKDPVINAILGGSNPQHAIVSGLGAAPTDSNGYPWNAKYTIASGNLLADFRHNLAAESQGRLQVARLYEMTNDRGVKDMLSWLLARDTMHQNQWIAAIRELEEKEGIVVPSTFPKELEKRDVAYVLFNFSRGDESATGRWAHGPSMDGQGTFQYVQHPQPLAPAPKLPPAPPYIFDTPPEVLRKGSSADIPPFMP, encoded by the coding sequence TTGTTTTTTAATATCAAGGAATTGCAGTATCATGCCAAGCCGGATCGACCCGACCCCGTGTTTGCAAGAAAACTACAAGAAGTACTGGGAGGACAATTTGGCGAGATTACGGTAGCCATGCAGTATTTATTTCAAGGCTGGAATGTCCGTGGTGATGGGAAATATAAGGACCTTCTTATGGATACAGGAACCGAAGAACTCGCTCATGTTGAGATGCTGGCTACGATGATCGCTCGCTTGCTGGACAATGCTCCATTAGCCACACTGGAAGAAGCCGCCAAAGACCCAGTTATTAATGCGATACTCGGTGGGAGCAATCCACAACACGCGATTGTAAGCGGACTTGGAGCAGCCCCAACCGATAGTAATGGATATCCCTGGAATGCAAAGTACACAATAGCAAGTGGTAATTTATTAGCTGATTTTAGACATAATCTAGCAGCAGAATCTCAAGGCAGACTTCAGGTTGCCAGGTTATATGAAATGACCAATGACCGCGGTGTGAAAGACATGTTATCGTGGTTGCTTGCTCGGGATACCATGCATCAGAATCAGTGGATTGCAGCGATAAGAGAACTTGAAGAAAAAGAAGGAATTGTTGTGCCCAGCACGTTCCCGAAAGAACTTGAGAAGAGAGATGTGGCGTATGTTCTCTTTAACTTCTCGCGTGGTGATGAGAGCGCAACCGGACGGTGGGCTCACGGTCCAAGTATGGATGGGCAAGGTACTTTCCAATATGTTCAGCATCCACAGCCTTTGGCACCTGCGCCTAAACTTCCGCCAGCTCCGCCGTATATTTTTGATACCCCACCTGAGGTTCTAAGAAAAGGAAGTTCAGCGGATATACCACCGTTTATGCCATAA
- a CDS encoding YqcI/YcgG family protein: MSLLFSSSEIENEEIPLETWKRDAYRLFSSKMSDREARFPCIPATQAFALGHLRYGFVSNFGDESAERNVSDILKEYGECSRSFGEYSSLILFFDKEKEVRDVLAYETAFWDLLSQIRHLDNKPWPKDIPEDPEHPMWEFCYNDERYFVYCGTPAHMSRQSRNFPYFMLALTPRWVLDIWNAQPLKAAAIAPRIRARLAAYDTIPAHPELKQYGSQGNLEYKQYFLRDDDTAPSKCPFLRSLQQDNVKE; encoded by the coding sequence ATGTCGTTGTTGTTTTCATCTTCTGAGATTGAGAATGAGGAGATTCCTCTCGAGACCTGGAAAAGAGATGCTTACCGTTTATTCTCTTCGAAAATGAGTGACCGGGAGGCTCGATTTCCCTGTATTCCGGCTACACAGGCTTTTGCCCTGGGTCACCTCCGATACGGCTTTGTTTCTAATTTCGGAGACGAGTCTGCAGAACGTAATGTATCAGACATACTCAAGGAATATGGAGAATGCTCTCGTTCATTCGGAGAATATTCTTCATTGATTTTATTTTTTGATAAGGAAAAAGAAGTTCGGGATGTATTGGCCTATGAAACAGCCTTCTGGGATTTATTAAGCCAGATTAGACACTTGGATAACAAGCCTTGGCCAAAAGATATTCCAGAAGACCCAGAGCATCCCATGTGGGAGTTTTGTTACAATGACGAACGGTATTTTGTCTATTGCGGGACGCCAGCCCATATGTCACGACAAAGTCGCAACTTTCCTTATTTCATGTTAGCTCTAACACCCCGCTGGGTGCTCGATATATGGAACGCACAACCTCTGAAAGCTGCAGCGATTGCTCCGAGAATTCGCGCACGCTTGGCTGCCTACGATACCATACCGGCACATCCTGAATTAAAGCAATACGGATCACAAGGCAACCTGGAGTATAAACAATATTTTTTGCGAGATGACGATACCGCTCCTTCCAAATGCCCGTTTCTTCGATCCCTTCAGCAGGACAACGTAAAGGAATAG
- a CDS encoding LysE family transporter, which translates to MEIYIKFILIGLAIAMPVGAITVEMTKQGLRNGFIHGWAVGLGGMTIDAGLILAMYFGFASVLSLPYVQIPLWLAGAGFLAFLGYDSIRNSDLDMATSDNTKGKIKKSFWRTYRNGLLVAVSPGNLIFWISVFGVVLSDSYQSTGKLSFIIAGFGVLCGILIHDLGLLSIVSVTRKVMSKKMIQAVSAMAGVLLLGFSFYFLYKFILALWLLFQ; encoded by the coding sequence ATGGAAATCTATATTAAGTTCATCCTGATTGGTCTCGCTATTGCCATGCCAGTGGGAGCAATTACTGTAGAGATGACCAAGCAGGGATTGAGAAATGGGTTTATCCATGGCTGGGCCGTGGGTCTTGGAGGCATGACAATTGATGCTGGTTTGATCCTGGCCATGTACTTCGGGTTTGCTTCCGTCTTATCTCTTCCTTATGTACAAATTCCACTATGGCTTGCGGGAGCGGGATTTCTTGCCTTTCTAGGATACGATTCGATCCGGAACTCAGATCTGGATATGGCAACATCAGATAATACAAAAGGAAAAATCAAAAAATCGTTTTGGAGGACATACCGCAATGGCTTATTGGTAGCGGTTTCCCCTGGTAATCTTATTTTTTGGATATCTGTTTTTGGTGTTGTATTGTCCGATTCATACCAATCTACCGGTAAGCTGAGTTTTATCATTGCAGGATTTGGCGTACTATGTGGAATTCTTATTCATGATCTGGGTCTGCTCTCCATTGTATCTGTGACACGAAAAGTAATGAGCAAAAAAATGATACAAGCAGTCTCTGCCATGGCTGGAGTGCTTTTGCTGGGTTTCTCGTTCTACTTTTTATATAAATTTATATTGGCTCTGTGGCTTCTATTTCAGTAG
- a CDS encoding aldo/keto reductase has protein sequence METRKYGNTGMNVSTLGFGGAEIGKNVSKTDVATLLNSALDAGLNVIDTAECYGDSEELIGEVLSHRRDDYYLFTKCGHAAGIEGPDWDAKVLEQTIDRSLKRLKTDYVDVIHLHSCSEEVLRQGAVIEVLQRAKEAGKTRFIGYSGDTTDALYAIQTGAFDSLETSLNIADQEAIELTLPEARKRNMGVIAKRPIANAAWTYETLSEEAYPFIYWKRLSELNYGFLGEDAQAAVETALRFTLSTEGVDTAIVGTAKPNRWQQNADLVAKGPLPQELYDEIRARWKEIAGADWTGRT, from the coding sequence ATGGAAACGCGCAAGTATGGAAATACTGGCATGAACGTAAGTACACTTGGATTTGGCGGAGCGGAAATAGGCAAAAATGTATCCAAAACGGATGTAGCGACATTGCTGAATAGTGCCCTCGATGCAGGATTAAACGTAATTGACACGGCTGAATGTTACGGGGACAGCGAGGAATTAATCGGTGAGGTGCTGTCACATCGGCGTGATGACTACTATTTGTTCACCAAATGTGGACATGCTGCCGGGATCGAAGGTCCGGATTGGGATGCCAAAGTACTGGAGCAAACGATTGACCGTAGCCTGAAACGGTTGAAAACGGACTATGTGGATGTTATCCATTTGCATAGCTGCTCTGAAGAAGTACTCCGACAAGGAGCAGTAATCGAAGTACTGCAACGTGCCAAGGAAGCAGGGAAAACCAGATTTATCGGATACAGTGGGGATACTACAGATGCGCTATATGCGATTCAGACCGGAGCATTTGACAGCCTTGAGACTTCATTAAATATCGCAGATCAGGAAGCGATTGAACTGACTTTGCCTGAGGCGAGAAAGCGAAACATGGGTGTAATCGCCAAAAGACCTATTGCCAATGCGGCCTGGACGTATGAAACACTTTCGGAAGAGGCTTATCCCTTCATTTACTGGAAACGCTTAAGTGAACTTAACTATGGTTTCCTCGGTGAAGATGCTCAGGCAGCGGTGGAAACAGCACTGCGGTTTACGCTAAGTACAGAAGGTGTAGACACCGCTATTGTAGGAACAGCCAAGCCCAATCGCTGGCAGCAAAATGCTGATCTTGTGGCTAAAGGGCCACTTCCGCAGGAACTGTATGATGAGATTAGAGCACGGTGGAAAGAAATTGCCGGAGCAGACTGGACTGGCCGGACCTGA